The following is a genomic window from SAR202 cluster bacterium.
ACCCCATCGGTTGGGACCGAGGCGCGACTGGAAGCGGCCGATTAGCCGGCGCTCGAATAGCGTGTATGCCGCCGTGGACATCACCATTGCGTTGATCACGACAAACGCAAGGATTCCGCCCGCGACGAGGTAAGCCATCCAATCGAGGCTTTCAGGCAGGAACCTGTCCGCTATGTCGTAGAGATTTCTGAAGCTCACTTGACCTCTCTCCCTAGCCCTCTCTCCGTCCACGGAGAGAGGAAACAGGGCCAACAGCCATGTGGAGCTCGCCTATCTGTCTACTTCGCCGAGCACGATGTCCGTGCTGCCGAAGATGATGATCATGTCCGCCATCTTCCAGCCCACCAGCATTTCCCTCAGCAGGCTCAGGTTGATCAGCGACGGGGCGCGTATCTTGCACCTGTAGGGAGAAATGCCGCCGTCGCTAACCAGGTAGAACCCCAGCTCGCCCTTGGGCGCTTCAACCGACGCGTAGGCGTCGCCGACCGGCGGGCGGATGAAGAACGGCCCCGGGGTCCTCGTGGGCCCCTCGGGGATCTGCTGAATACACTGCTTGATTATCTTGACGCTCTCCCGCATCTCAAGGATGCGGATGTAGTACCTGTCGTATGTGTCCCCGCGCGAGCCGATGGGTACATCGAACTCCATGCGGTCGTAGACCTCGTACGGGTTGGCCTTTCGCAGGTCCCACTTGACGCCGGAGGCCCGCAGGATGGGGCCTGAGAGGGACCCGTTGATCGCAGCCTCGGGCCTGATGATGCCGGCATTCTGAGTGCGCGCCAGGACGATCTCGTTGCCTGAGATAAGCTGGTCGAGCTCGTCGATATACATCGGCATGTCGCGCATAAGGATGTCCAGCGCGGGCCAGAACTCCCTGGGCGCGTCCTGGGTGACGCCGCCGGGACGCATGTAGCTCAGGGTCACGCGCGCGCCGCAGAGCATCTCAAAGAGGTCCAGGATGCGCTCGCGCTCGCGGAAAGCGTACATGAGCGGCGTTGCGAACGCGCCGAGCTCCTGCAGCAGGAAGCCCGTGGCGATCATGTGGCTGGCGATGCGCTGAAGCTCCGAGCATATGACGCGGAGATACTTCGCGCGCTCCGGGACGGGGATGCCGGCTAGCTTTTCGACTGCGCTCACATATGCCAGGTTGTTGGTCATGCTGGACACGTAGTCCAGGCGGTCCGTCAGCGTGACGATCTGCACGTAAGTGCGCTCTTCGGCCAGCTTCTCGGTGCCCCTGTGCAAATAGCCGAAGACGGGTTCGATATCGAGCACCAGCTCGCCGTCGAACTTGACGCGCAGCCTGAACACGCCGTGCGTGCTCGGGTGCTGCGGTCCAAGGTTGATTGTGATCGGCTCTGTGCGTATTGCCATTTAGCTAACACTATCGGTCGGACACGTGCTATCTCAGGAAGTCTTTCCTTAACGGGTGCCCTTCGAAGCCCTCCCAGAGGAGGATGCGCTTCATGTTGGGGTGACCGTCAAAGTGGATGCCCATGAGGTCCCAGACCTCGCGCTCCTGCAGGTCCGCGCCCTTCCACACGTCCATCACCGACGCCACGGCGGGCCGGTTGCGCCCGTAAAGGCGCGTCTTGAGGACGGCGTTGTGGTTCTTTCTGAGAGAGCGGAGGTGGTAGACCATCTCAAAATACTCGACGTAGTCGACGGCGCTGACCGCGACCAGGTAGTTGAAGTCCATCTCCTGGTCCGTCTTCAGGAAGCTTGCAACGGCGTGGACCGCGTCCGGCTTTACCCAGACGTCGGTCGCGCTCCAGTCGACGACGGCGGCTGGGTGCTCCTGCTTGATGCGCTCGGCGACTGCTGCGCCCGGCAGTTCTCTCGCCATTACCCCGCGGCCTTTCCGTTCTGTGGAGGGTGCTGGTCCTGGCGCAGGGGCGCTTCGTGCTGGCTGACGGCCGCCAGCTTGCCGCCTGTAACCGAGTAGCGCTTGATCTTCTCGTGCAGCTGCATGATGCCGTACAGCAGGGCGTCCGGCCTTGGAGGGCAGCCAGGGACGTACACGTCCACCGGGATTATGTGGTTCA
Proteins encoded in this region:
- a CDS encoding NADH-quinone oxidoreductase subunit D, translated to MAIRTEPITINLGPQHPSTHGVFRLRVKFDGELVLDIEPVFGYLHRGTEKLAEERTYVQIVTLTDRLDYVSSMTNNLAYVSAVEKLAGIPVPERAKYLRVICSELQRIASHMIATGFLLQELGAFATPLMYAFRERERILDLFEMLCGARVTLSYMRPGGVTQDAPREFWPALDILMRDMPMYIDELDQLISGNEIVLARTQNAGIIRPEAAINGSLSGPILRASGVKWDLRKANPYEVYDRMEFDVPIGSRGDTYDRYYIRILEMRESVKIIKQCIQQIPEGPTRTPGPFFIRPPVGDAYASVEAPKGELGFYLVSDGGISPYRCKIRAPSLINLSLLREMLVGWKMADMIIIFGSTDIVLGEVDR
- a CDS encoding NADH-quinone oxidoreductase subunit C translates to MARELPGAAVAERIKQEHPAAVVDWSATDVWVKPDAVHAVASFLKTDQEMDFNYLVAVSAVDYVEYFEMVYHLRSLRKNHNAVLKTRLYGRNRPAVASVMDVWKGADLQEREVWDLMGIHFDGHPNMKRILLWEGFEGHPLRKDFLR